From a region of the Malania oleifera isolate guangnan ecotype guangnan chromosome 12, ASM2987363v1, whole genome shotgun sequence genome:
- the LOC131144977 gene encoding ornithine aminotransferase, mitochondrial-like — translation MAARRPLQCILNGIGRGRRSFGALPEGVSSSSHDLINMEYQHSAHNYHPIPVVFSQAKGSSIWDPEGNKYLDFLSAYSAVNQGHCHPKIMNAVMEQVQRLTLSSRAFYNDRFPVFAEHLTSMFGYDMVLPMNTGAEGVETALKLARKWGYQKKKIPKDEAIIVSCCGCFHGRTLAVISMSCDNEATGGFGPLLPGHLKVDFGDKVALEKIFKENGDRIAGFLFEPIQGEAGVIIPPDGYLRFVRDLCSKYNVLMIADEIQTGLGRTGRMLACDWEEVHPNVVILGKALGGGVIPVSAVLADKDVMLCIQPGEHGSTFGGNPLASAVASASLEVIRDEKLAKRSAQLGQELRDQLMKVQQQFPDFVKEVRGKGLFNAVELNSKALFSVSAYDICLKLKGRGVLAKPTHDTIIRLTPPLSVSLDELQEGVKALHNVFELDLPLMQKAKPRAVHSTASNICARCGRNLYSSTDTDN, via the exons ATGGCTGCCAGGAGACCATTGCAGTGTATCTTGAACGGAATCGGGAGGGGGAGGAGGAGTTTTGGTGCTCTTCCCGAAGGCGTCTCTTCCTCTTCTCACGACCTTATCAACATGGAGTATCAACACAGTGCTCACAA TTACCACCCAATTCCTGTTGTGTTCTCTCAAGCAAAGGGATCATCTATATGGGATCCAGAAGGCAACAAGTACCTGGATTTCCTTTCCGCTTACTCTGCTGTTAATCAG GGACACTGCCATCCAAAGATCATGAATGCAGTGATGGAACAGGTACAAAGGCTCACTCTAAGCTCTAGAGCCTTCTATAATGATAGATTTCCAGTATTTGCAGAGCATTTAACTAGCATGTTTGGCTATGATATGGTGCTACCAATGAACACTGGGGCTGAGGGTGTGGAAACAGCTTTGAAATTGGCCAGGAAATGGGGCTACCAGAAGAAAAAAATTCCTAAAGATGAG GCTATTATTGTATCTTGTTGTGGCTGCTTCCATGGTCGTACATTGGCTGTTATTTCTATGAGCTGTGACAATGAGGCTACGGGTGGTTTTGGGCCCTTGTTGCCTGGTCATCTCAAAGTTGATTTTGGCGACAAAGTTGCCCTTGAAAAGATTTTTAAAG AGAATGGAGATCGGATAGCTGGATTTTTATTTGAACCTATTCAGGGAGAGGCTGGG GTTATCATTCCTCCGGATGGATATTTAAGATTTGTCAGGGATCTTTGCTCGAAATATAATGTTCTAATGATTGCGGACGAAATACAAACTGGCTTAGGACGGACAGGAAGAATGCTGGCTTGTGATTGGGAAGAAGTTCACCCAAATGTTGTC ATACTAGGAAAAGCATTGGGTGGTGGAGTGATACCTGTAAGTGCTGTACTTGCTGATAAAGATGTAATGTTATGCATACAGCCTGGAGAGCATGGAAG CACCTTTGGTGGTAATCCTTTGGCTAGTGCAGTAGCCTCTGCTTCATTAGAAGTTATCAGAGATGAGAAACTTGCTAAAAG ATCTGCTCAACTGGGGCAGGAGCTTAGAGATCAGCTAATGAAGGTTCAGCAGCAATTTCCTGATTTTGTAAAGGAAGTGCGAGGTAAAGGTCTGTTTAATGCTGTGGAGCTCAACAGCAAGGCCCTATTCTCGGTGTCTGCTTATGATATTTGCCTAAAGCTTAAGGGAAGAGGAGTTCTTGCTAAGCCCACTCATGACACTATTATCAGATTAACTCCTCCACTTTCTGTGAG TTTGGATGAGCTCCAGGAAGGCGTGAAGGCATTGCACAATGTTTTTGAACTGGATCTACCACTAATGCAGAAGGCAAAACCTAGAGCAGTCCATTCAACAGCTTCTAACATATGTGCACGTTGTGGGCGAAACTTGTATAGCTCTACAGATACAGACAACTGA